In Polyodon spathula isolate WHYD16114869_AA chromosome 11, ASM1765450v1, whole genome shotgun sequence, one genomic interval encodes:
- the si:dkey-91i10.3 gene encoding cytochrome P450, with translation MFCKSLLRTGRLTICRTPKGSGVTSAAVSLLNNNDRKRQCSSSSGLANNALKTMEELHGPSFLTSLYWLFGKGYFDITHEMQIEHKKIYGPLWKSKYGPLVVVNVASADLIEQVLRQEGRLPVRSDMPHWREYRQLRRQAYGPLTEMGPEWQRIRSILNPRMLQPRHVSNYSPAINQVVTDFTQRIQRLRDEQGGGLLVNDMAVELYKFAFEGICSVLFETRMGCLNDHVPEETQKFIESVGEMFRLSSVVVLFPKSVWPYLPFWKHFVVVWDHLFRIAKMLIDSKVKEIHGKIEKGEPVEGEYLTHLLTSDKMSVTEIQGSITELLLAGVDTTSNTISWALYHLAREPEIQEMLYEEVKSVCPGDKIPTAEDIAKMAWLKATVKETLRMYPVVPGNARVIVDNEIVVGGYLFPKKTLFHLCHYAVSYEESNFPEPHAFRPERWLRGEDRWKQHPFSSVPFGFGIRACLGRRVAELEMYCVLSRLIKQFEVRPDPSGKTVKAKTRTVMVPGTPINLQFLDRK, from the exons ATGTTCTGTAAATCCTTATTGCGAACCGGGAGACTCACAATATGCAGAACCCCGAAGGGCTCTGGAGTGACTTCAGCGGCGGTATCTCTTCTCAATAACAACGACAGGAAAAGACAGTGCTCATCATCCAGCGGTTTAGCGAATAACGCATTGAAAACGATGGAGGAGCTGCACGGGCCAAGCTTCCTCACGTCTTTGTACTGGCTCTTCGGCAAAGGCTATTTTGACATAACGCACGAAATGCAA ATTGAGCACAAAAAGATCTACGGCCCTCTGTGGAAGTCCAAGTACGGTCCTCTGGTGGTTGTGAACGTGGCGTCGGCGGACCTGATCGAGCAGGTGCTCCGGCAGGAGGGCAGGCTCCCGGTCCGGAGTGACATGCCTCACTGGAGGGAGTACAGGCAGCTGCGCAGACAGGCCTACGGGCCCCTGACGGA AATGGGTCCTGAATGGCAGCGAATCCGCAGTATACTGAACCCCAGGATGCTGCAGCCCAGGCATGTATCCAACTACTCCCCTGCCATCAACCAGGTGGTGACGGACTTCACCCAGAGGATTCAGCGGCTCAGGGATGAGCAAGGGGGCGGGCTGCTGGTCAATGACATGGCCGTGGAGCTCTACAAGTTTGCATTTGAAG GTATTTGCTCAGTCCTGTTTGAAACCCGAATGGGCTGCCTTAATGACCACGTCCCTGAAGAAACTCAGAAGTTCATTGAGTCCGTGGGCGAGATGTTCCGCCTGTCATCGGTGGTCGTGCTCTTCCCCAAATCCGTCTGGCCCTACCTGCCCTTCTGGAAGCACTTTGTGGTAGTCTGGGATCATCTCTTCAGAATCG CCAAGATGCTGATTGACAGCAAGGTGAAGGAAATCCATGGAAAGATAGAGAAGGGTGAGCCGGTGGAAGGGGAGTACCTAACCCACCTGCTGACCAGTGACAAAATGTCAGTGACAGAGATCCAGGGCAGCATCACAGAGTTGCTGCTGGCTGGGGTAGACACG ACGTCCAACACCATCTCCTGGGCTCTGTACCACCTGGCTCGAGAACCGGAGATTCAGGAGATGCTTTACGAGGAAGTGAAGAGTGTGTGCCCGGGAGACAAAATACCAACGGCAGAAGACATTGCCAAGATGGCATGGTTAAAAGCAACAGTTAAAGAAACGCTACG GATGTATCCAGTGGTTCCAGGTAATGCCCGGGTCATTGTCGATAATGAAATAGTAGTCGGGGGATACCTGTTCCCCAAGAAG ACCCTTTTCCACCTCTGCCACTACGCTGTGTCCTATGAGGAGAGCAACTTTCCTGAGCCACACGCCTTCCGCCCAGAGCGCTGGCTCCGCGGGGAGGACAGGTGGAAGCAGCACCCGTTCAGCTCCGTCCCGTTCGGGTTTGGAATTCGAGCCTGTTTGGGGAGGAGGGTGGCTGAGCTGGAGATGTACTGTGTACTTTCAAGG ctgattaaacagtttgaagtGCGTCCAGATCCTTCTGGGAAGACAGTGAAGGCAAAGACCAGGACGGTGATGGTTCCTGGAACTCCGATCAACCTGCAGTTCCTGGACAGGAAATAG